Proteins encoded within one genomic window of Hermetia illucens chromosome 2, iHerIll2.2.curated.20191125, whole genome shotgun sequence:
- the LOC119649331 gene encoding enhancer of split malpha protein: MSQVVPQCCSTKMYSKVSKSRKFKNILKPVLRRLFKLSHRKPVKSPESRIAKIEEEYDMEWMSETSDNDANEDLEQRLIEDIQNSPTDAAIFIFNEDGSTKLQQIDRQKFYIPVHFARTNAGTFFWTSAQKSEPMKIEWTFLDRWAQA; this comes from the coding sequence ATGTCGCAAGTTGTACCGCAGTGTTGTTCGACGAAAATGTATTCGAAAGTGTCCAAGTCacggaaatttaaaaatatcctgAAACCTGTCCTGCGGCGATTATTCAAACTGAGTCATCGCAAACCTGTAAAATCACCTGAATCGCGAATTGCGAAAATCGAGGAGGAGTACGATATGGAGTGGATGTCTGAGACCTCGGACAACGACGCCAACGAGGACTTGGAGCAACGCTTGATCGAAGATATCCAGAATTCTCCGACTGATGCTGCGATATTTATCTTTAACGAAGATGGATCCACGAAGTTGCAACAAATCGATCGGCAGAAGTTTTATATTCCTGTACATTTTGCAAGAACCAATGCTGGAACTTTCTTCTGGACGTCGGCGCAGAAAAGTGAACCCATGAAGATCGAGTGGACATTCCTGGATCGATGGGCACAGGCATAA